The nucleotide window GCGGCCTCGGGCTCTCCTACGACCTGTTCACCCGGACCACCACCCGCAACCACTACGCGGTCGTGCAGGAGCTGTTCACCGGCCTCTACGAGAACGGCTACATCGTCCCCAAGACCACGCTGGGCGCGATCTCCCCGTCGACCGGGCGCACGCTGCCGGACCGCTACATCGAGGGCACCTGCCCCATCTGCGGCTACGAGAGCGCCCGTGGCGACCAGTGCGACAACTGCGGCAACCAGCTCGACCCCGAGCAGCTGATCAACCCGCGCTCGCGGATCAACGGCGAGACGCCGCAGTTCGTGGAGACCGAGCACTTCTTCCTCGACCTGCCGGCCTTCGCCCAGTCGCTGGGCAAGTGGCTGGACGCGCGCGAGGGCTGGCGCCCCAACGTGCTGAAGTTCTCCCGCAACCTGCTCGACGACCTCCAGCCCCGTGCCATCACCCGCGACCTCGAGTGGGGCATCCCGATCCCGCTCGACGGCTGGCGGGACCGCGGCGACAAGCGCATCTACGTGTGGTTCGACGCGGTCATCGGCTACCTGTCGGCGTCGATCGAGTGGGCCCGCCGCTCCGGCGACCCGGAGGCGTGGCGGCGGTGGTGGTCGGCCGACGCGCAGGGCAAGGACGCGCTCGGCTACTACTTCATGGGCAAGGACAACATCGTCTTCCACTCGGTGATCTGGCCGTCGCTGCTGCTCGGCTACTCGGGAGCGGGCGACAAGGGCGGCAACCCCGGCTCGCTGGGCGCCCTGAACCTGCCCACCGAGGTCGTGTCGAGCGAGTACCTGACGATGGAGGGCCGCAAGTTCTCCTCGTCGCGCAAGGTGGTCATCTACGTCCGCGACTTCCTGGAGCGCTACGACGCCGACGCGCTGCGGTACTTCATCGCCGCCGCCGGCCCGGAGTCCAACGACACCGACTTCACCTGGGCGGAGTTCGTCCGGCGCAACAACGACGAGCTCGTCGCCGGCTGGGGCAACCTGGTCAACCGGTCGATCTCGATGGCGGCCAAGAACTTCGGCGAGATCCCGCCGGCGCTGGACCTGACGGCCGACGACCTCGCCCTGCTGGAGACGGCGAAGGCCGGCTTCGCCGCGGTCGGCGACCTGATCGGCAAGCACCGCCAGAAGGCGGCGATCGGCGAGGCCATGCGCGTCGTCGCCGAGGCGAACAAGTACCTCTCCGACCAGGCGCCGTGGAAGCTCAAGGCCGCCGAGGAGAAGCCGCGGATGGGCACCGTACTGCACGTGGCGCTCCAGGTCGTCAGCGACGCGAACACGCTGCTGACCCCGTTCCTGCCGCACTCGGCGCAGAAGGTGCACGAGCTGCTCGGCGGCTCGGGCGTGCACGCGCCGATGCCGTCCATCGTGGAGGTCGAGGACCTCGACGGCGGCCCGGGCTACCCGGTGCTGACCGGCGACTACACCGTCGGCGCGCGCTGGGAGTCGGTGCCGCTGGTCGCCGGAACGCCGCTGGCGGCACCGAAGCCGGTGTTCCGCAAGCTCGACCCGTCGGTGGTCGAGGAGGAGCTGGAGCGCCTCGGCTCCTAGAGCACGTAAGGGAACTCGGCGATGTGGTGGTCGGTCAGCTCGCGTACCGGCGCCCAGACCTCGTAGACACCGCGTTCGTAGCACCGGGCGCCGACGGCGGAGACCGCGTCGGCGTCCGGCCGTATCAGGCGCAGGCGTGCCCAGTTGTCGTCGCGTTGCAGCACCCAGCAGCCGACGGTGCGCCACTGCGCCTGCTCGGCCCGGCGGCTCAGCGTGGTCACCGGATAGCGGGCGGCGCGGGTCAGCGCGCGGACCCGGAACTCCTCCGGCGGGTCGGCGACGGCCTGGTACTCGTGGTCGTTGATCCGGCCGACCAGCCGCGCCGCCCCGGCGTCCGAGCACGGCACGTACTCGCGGTCCGGGCTCACGCCGGGAAGGCCGTCCAGCAGGTGCCGCCAGCGCGGCCCGGCCAGCCGCAGCCAGCCGTGCTGCTCGGGCTGGTACGTGTAGAGCACCACCTCGTCGCCGGTGCCCGGGTACGCGAGCAGCTGCGCGTTGGCGGGCAGCGGCAGGTCGGCGAAGCCCGCCGTGACGAACTCGGGGATCAGGTCGATGGTGCTCGGCGTGAAGCCGGTGCCGAGCACCATCGGGCCGATCCGGGAGTGCGCCGGCAGCGCCGGCAGCCCGCTCTGCACCTCGCCCATCGGGATCTCGTAGTCGATCGGGTCGACCGCGCGCCAGCGCAGCGCGAACGCCACGTCGGCCTCGCCGGTGCCGTCCGTGCGCAGCAGCCCGAGCTCGGCCGGGGTGCGCAGGTGCGCGATGTCGCAGGCGCGGTAGCAGAAGCCGTACGGCAGCCAGCCGGCCAGGTGGCCGGCGAGCTGGGTGGCGGAGATGACCTTCGTCATCCGGGTGCCGCGGCGGATGGCGGCCGTGTGCCGGATCGCTTGCAGCACCGCGTCGTCCTGGTGCCCGGCGGACTGGGTCATGGCCTGGACCCGGTCCCAGGTCAGATCGCGGCGCAGCGGCGCCATCAGGGGCGGCTCGAGGGGGTCGGTGTCGACGGTTGTGTCCTCACCGGTCACGGTCACGGGCTGAAGTTAGGCCCCGAGGATGGATTCCTGGTGAACGCAGGGTGACCCGCAGTGAGTGAAAAAAACTCTCACGGGCGGATATGTGATCCTGAACGACGATGAACAGCACTACACCTTCCGAATCGCGCAAGGCGCGGGCCGCTCGGCGCGCGGGTGAGTTCCCGCCCGCGCCGGAGCCGCTGGCCGTACCCGTCTTCGACAGCCACACCCATCTCGACATCACCGTGCACGAGGCCGGCGTGCCCGGCGGCGCGACGGCCGGTGACCCGGTCGAGGCGCTGATCGGCGCGGCGGCCAAGTCCGGCGTGGACCGGCTGCTACAGGTCGGCGTCGACGTGGCGTCCTCGCGCTGGGGCGCCGAGCTGGCCGCCCGCCACCCCGCGGTGCTCGCCGCGGTGGCACTGCACCCGAACGAGGCGCCGCGACTGTCCGATCTCGACGCCGCGCTGCGCGAGATCGAAGCCCTCGCCGCCGAGCCCCGCGTCCGCGGCGTCGGCGAGACCGGCCTGGACACGTTCCGCACCGGCGACGAGGGCCGGGCGGCGCAGGAGCACAGCTTCCGGGCGCACATCGCGATCGCCAAGCGGTACGCGAAGCCGCTGATCATCCACGACCGCGACGCGCACGCCGACGTGCTGCGGGTGCTCGACTCCGAGGGCGCGCCCGACGTGGTGGTGCTGCACTGCTTCTCGGGCGACGCGGAGTTCGCCGCCGAGTGCGTGCGCCGGGGCTACCTGCTCAGCTTCGCCGGGACGGTCACGTTCGCCAGCGCCACCGGGCTGCGGGAGGCGGCCGCGCTGACGCCGCCGGAGCAGATGCTCGTCGAGACGGACGCCCCGTACCTCACGCCGGTGCCGTACCGGGGGCGCCCCAACGCGTCGTACCTGATCCCGCTGACGATGCGGGCGCTCGCCGGGACCACCGGCACGGACCTGGACACGCTCTGCGCGGCCGTCTCGGCGAACGGGGAGCGGGCCTTCGGGCCCTGGCGGTAAGGGACCTCAGCCGGGCAGCGGATAGGCCGCGCAGTCGAGCTGCTCGCCGAGGCCGCCGAGCAGCTTCGCGAACGTCGTCGGCGCCGCCGCGAGCGGGCCCCGGGAGACGAACCGGACCGCCCAGCGGTGCCCCGGCGCGACGTTGAAGATGCGGTGGATCACCAGCGCGCCGCGCTCGTCGGCCTCCACGCTGGTGACGCCGCGATACCACCACTCGCCCTGGTGTGCGATCGAGCGCGCGGCCCGGTCGAGGGTCACCGTCATCGTGCTGCCCTCGAGGACGACGGTGAACTCGTCGCCCCGGGCGGGCGTTGCCGAGCCGGTGGCGGCCAGCGGGGACCGCCCGCCGGGCCGAGCGTCGAGCAGTACCTCGGCGACCTTGTCCGGTGTCGCCTCCACCACGCCCCGCAGCTCGAGCAGCTCCGTCATTGTCCCGTTCTACCGTGTCGGACCTGCTCCCCGCTGCCCCGTGGCCCACGGTCACCCCCGGGCAGCCGTAGGCTCTGACCTCATGGCTGATGCACTACTTGGCCCGGCGGAGATCCGGGAGCTCGCCGCGCGCCTCGGCGTCGCGCCGACGAAGAAGCTCGGCCAGAACTTCGTGCACGACCCGAACACGGTGCGCCGGATCGTCGCCGCGGCCGAGCTGACCGGCGACGACGTGGTGCTGGAGGTCGGGCCCGGGCTCGGCTCGCTCACCCTCGGCCTGCTCGGTGCGGCGGCGCACGTGCACGCCGTCGAGCTGGACCCGGTGCTGGCGGCCGCGCTCCCGGCGACGGTGGCGGAGCGCGGCGACGCCGCGAAGCTGACCGTGCACCACGCGGACGCCCTGCGGATCGGGCGCTCCGCGCTGAGCCCGGCGCCGACGATGCTGGTGGCGAACCTGCCGTACAACGTCGCGGTGCCGGTGGTCCTGCACCTGCTCGCCGAGCTGCCGACCCTTCGCGGCGGCCTGGTGATGGTGCAGAAGGAGGTCGCCGACCGGCTGGTGGCCGGCCCCGGCTCGAAGATCTACGGCGTCCCGTCGGTCAAGCTCGCCTGGTACGCGGCCGCGCGCTCCGCGGGACGGGTGCCGCCTGCGGTGTTCTGGCCGGTACCGAACGTGGATTCCGGCCTGGTGGCCTTCGCCAACCGTGAGCCACCCGCCGAGGTCGAGCGCCGGGCGGTCTTTCAGGTGGTCGACGCCGCGTTCGCGCAGCGGCGCAAGACCCTGCGTGCCGCGCTGGCGGGCTGGGCGGGCGGCGCCGGCCTGGCCGAGAAGGTGCTGGTTGCCGCGGGGGTGAGCCCGCAGGCCCGCGGGGAGTCGCTCACGGTCGAGCAGTTCGCCGCGATCGCGGCCGCCGCCATCGCCGCCGGGTGCGGCGGTAAGCTCAGCGCGTCCGGCAGGCGGCACGAGGAGGTGGACTCATGACGGCTCGACCGGGCCAGGTCATGTGGGTCCTTGACCCGATCTCGGATATCGCTCCGTGACGGAGGCGTGGGGGCCGGACGACGACAAGCCGCGCCGGTTCGCCGGCCCTGTCAGGGTCCGGGTGCCCTCGAAGATCAATCTTCATCTCGCGGTCGGTCCGCTGCGGGAGGACGGCTTTCACGAGCTCAGCACCGTCTACCACGCGATCAGCCTCTTCGACGAGCTGACCGCGCGGCCCGGTGACACCCTCGCGCTGACCATGGAGGGCGAGGGCGCCGGCGAGCTCGCCCTCGACGACAGCAACCTGATCATGCGGGCCGCCCGGGCGCTGGCCGCCAAGGGCCGGGTGCCCGCGCATGCCCGCCTGCACCTGCGCAAGTCGATCCCGCTCGCGGGCGGCCTGGCCGGCGGCAGCGCCGACGCGGCCGCCACGCTGCTCGCCTGCGACCTGCTCTGGGGCACCGGCTTCTCCCGGGACGAGCTTGCCGAGATCGGCGCCGAGCTGGGCTCGGACGTGCCGTTCATGCTGCACGGCGGCACCGCGCTTGGCACCGGGCACGGCGAGACCGTCAGCCCGATCCTGGCCCGGCCCACGACCTGGCACTGGGTGGTCGCCATCGCCGACGGCGGCCTGTCCACCCCCGAGGTCTACCGGGAGCTGGACCGGCTGCGGGACGGCCCCTGGCCGCCGCCCGCGCTGGAGAGCGCGGACGCGCTGATGACCGCGCTGCGCCAGCGTGATCCCGCGGTGCTCGGCGCGGCGCTCGCCAACGACCTCCAGCCGGCCGCGTTGTCGCTGCGCCCGGCGCTTGCCGACGTGCTGAAGGCGGGCGCCGAGGCGGGCGCCGTCGCCGGCATCGTCTCCGGTTCCGGCCCGACCTGTGTCTTCCTCGCCGCCGACGGCGCGCACGCAGAGCGGGTCGCGGCCGGGTTGACCGAGGCCGGGGTGTGCCGCTCGGTGGTCACCGCCCGCGGGCCGATGCCGGGCGCCCGGGTAACCTAGAGGCATCGTGGCCAACATCATCAATCTGGACCGGGTGAACAAGGGCTACGGAGCCGCCGGTCAGCTGCTCACCGACGTGTCATTGGGCCTGGACGACGACGCGCGTCTCGGCATCGTCGGCCTCAACGGCGCGGGCAAGTCGACCCTGCTGCGCATGCTCGCCAAGCTCGAGGAACCCGACTCGGGCCGGGTCACGCACCGCCGTGACCTGCGCGTCGCCGCCCTTCCGCAGACCCTGACGCTCGCACCCGACTCGACGGTGCGCGACGTCGTGCTGGGCACGGCCTGGCTGAGTGAGGGCATGGGCGCCGAGCACGAGTGGGCCGGCGACGCCGGCGTGCGGACCATCCTCGACGGCCTCGGCATGGGCCACCTCGGGCTGGAGACGCCGGTCGGGCCGATGTCCGGCGGCGAGCGCCGCCGGGTCGCCCTGGCCGCGCTGCTGGTCCGCGAGTCCGACCTGCTGATCCTCGACGAGCCGACCAACCACCTCGACGTGGCCGGTGTGGACTGGCTGGCCCGCCATCTGCTGGGCCGCCGCGGCGCGCTCGTCGTCGTCACCCACGACCGCTGGTTCCTCGACGCCGTCTGCACCGCGACCTGGGAGGTCGTGGACGAGCAGGTGCACGCGTACGAGGGTGGCTATGCGGCCTGGACCCTCGCCCGGGCCGAGCGGCTGCGGGTCGCCGCGTCGGTGGAGGCGCGCCGGCAGAACCTGCTCCGCAAGGAGATCGCCTGGCTGCGCCGGGGCCCGCCGGCCCGGACGTCGAAGCCGCAGTTCCGCATCGACGCCGCAAACGCGCTGATCGCCGACGTGCCGCCGGTGCGTGACAAGGTCAGCCTGCAACGGCTGGCCACCACCCGGCTGGGCAAGCAGGTCTACGACCTGGAGAGCGTGACGCTGCTGGCCGGGCCGAAGCCGATCTTCAACGAGCTGACCTGGCAGGTCGGTCCCGGCGACCGGATCGCCATACTGGGCGCCAACGGCGCCGGCAAGACCACGCTGCTGCGGCTGCTCGCCGGGATCACCCGGCCGGACGGCGGGCGGCTGGTGACCGGCTCGACAGTGCGCCCCGCGTTCCTGTCACAGGAGCTCAAGGAGCTGCCCGGGCACCTGCGGCTGCTCGAGGCGGTCGAGGAGGTCGCCAAGCGGGTCAAGCTCGGCGACCGCGAGCTGACGGCCGGCCAGCTTGCCGAGGTGTTCGGCTTCACCGACAAGCGCATCTGGACGCCGGTCAGCGACCTGTCCGGCGGCGAGCGCCGGCGGCTGCAACTGCTGCGCCTGCTCGCCACCGAGCCCAACGTGCTGCTGCTCGACGAGCCGACGAACGACCTCGACACCGACACCCTCGCGTCGCTCGAGGACCTGCTCGACTCCTGGCCGGGCACGATGGTCGTGGCCAGCCACGACCGTTACCTGGTCGAGCGCGTGACCGACACGGCGTACGGGATGTTCGGCGACGGCCGGCTGGTGCACCTGCCCGGCGGCATCACCGAATATCTGTCCCGGGCCGGGAATCCGGCGGCCCCGCCGGAGGCGTCTACGGCGCCGGGCCGGGGCCCGGCCGCGACCGCGGACGGCATGTCGGCGGCGGAGCTCCGCACCGCCCGCAAGGACCTCGGCCGGCTGGAGCGGCAGGTCGCCAAGCTGGACGAGCGGATTCTCAAGATCAATGAGAGTCTCGCGACGCACGGCAGCGACTACGACAAGATCATGGAGCTGGACGCCCAGCTCAAGGTCGTGCAGGAGGAGCGGGGCCAGGTCGAGGAGGCCTGGCTGGAGCTGGCCGAGCGCCTACCCGAGGCCTGATCCGGGGGTGCTCCTGCGTGGCCTCCGGCGATGCGCGAGAATCTTGACGACACGAACCGACGTTGGAGACGGGACACCATGGCGCACAATCCGGTCAATCACCCGCTGCGGCCGATCTACCGCGCCCTGAGCGCGCTGGCCGGCGCCTACCTCGTGGTGTTCGGGATCTTCGGTGTGATCCAGACGGCCGACGAGGGCCTGTTCGGCAACGGTGACGACCGGGTGCTGGGTCAGCACACCAACCTCTTCTGGTCGTTCGCCTCGCTGGCGCTCGGCGCGATCGTGCTGCTCGCCACCGCCATCGGCCGCAACGTGGACACCGAGGTCGACAAGGTCATCGGCTGGGGCCTGCTGGTGGTCGGCAGCTACGGGCTGGCCGTGATCCGCACGGACGCCAACTTCCTGAACTTCAGCGTCTCCACGGTTGTTGTTACGTACCTTGTGGGTCTTGCGCTCATCATGGCCGGGCTCTACACCAAGGTCGCGCCGGCCGCCGAGACCGGAGCGCCGCGACAGGTGCGCGAACGCCAGGCACAATCTGCCTGATGGCGCACTACCCGCTCAACCATCATCTCCGGCAGCCCTACCGCTGGCTCACCGCGGCGTCGGGGCTCTACCTCACGCTGTACGGCGTCATCGGCATCGTGGTCACCTGGGGCGATCCGTTCTTCAACCGCGGCTCCGACTGGGTTCTCGGGCTGCGCACCAACCCGGCGGCCGCCTGGCTGTCCACGGTGGTCGGCCTGATCGTCCTGGTCGCCGCGCTGCTCGGCGGCAACGTCCATCACCGGGTCAACCTGGTGATGGGCTGGGGCATCCTCGCCCTCGCCATGGTGCTGATGACGATGATCCAGACCGATGCGAACGTCCTGAACGTCTCGATGGTCAACATCGTCGTGCTGACCGTGCTCGGCCTCTTCATCCTCGTCGGCGGCCTCTACGGCAAGGTCGGCACGGCGGAGGACAGCCGCCGCGAGCACGAGGCCGCCCTGCGCCGGGACTGACCGGCCGGCGGGTGCCCGCCCCCGGTCACCGGGGGCGGGTCAGCAGCGTGGGCTTCGGGTCGAGGTGGGACAGGCCGTTCCAGGCCAGATTGACCAGGTGGGCCGCGACCATCTCCTTCTTCGGCTTGCGGGCCTCGCGCCACCACTGCCCGACGAGCGCCACCATGCCCACCAGCGCCTGCGAGTAGAGCTCGGCGAACTTCGGGTCGAGGCCGCGTGACTTGAACTCCGCGCCGAGGATGTGCTCGACCTGGTGCGCCACGTCGTTCATCACGCTGGAGAAGTTGCCCGCCGGCGAGAGCACGGGGGACTCGCGCACCAGCACCTGGAATCCGTGCGGTTCGTTCTCGATGTAGTCCAGCAGGGCCAGCGCCGCCTGCTCCAGCAGCTCACGCGGGTGCCCGGCGGTCAGCGCCGCCGCGACGCGGTCCAGCAGCGCGCGGACCTCGCGGTCCACCACGACGGCGTGCAGGCCCTCCTTGCCGCCGAAGTGCTCGTAGACCACCGGTTTGGAGACCTTGGCGCGGGCCGCGACCTCCTCGACGGAGGTGGCGTCGAAGCCCCGCTCGGCGAAGAGCTGACGGCCGATCGTGATGAGCTGCTCGCGGCGCTGCGCGGCCGACATGCGTACCCGGGAGGTGGCGGGGGTGGCAGCGCCCCGGCTCGACCGCGCGGCCGGGCGCGCACGCCGGCCGCGGGGTTGATCGCCTGTTTCGCTCTGGTCTGTCACCCGGCCATCCTGCCAGCCGGATTCCGTTCACACCGTCCCGGACGATCACCGACGTTCACGTCGGTGAGTCCGCCTTCGCCAGCTTGGCGGCGACGCGCTCCGGCTTCGGCCAGCGCACCGCGTACGCCGCGCCGGTCTTCTCGAAGAGCCAGATGACCCGGGCCGAGATGTCGATCTGACCCCGCAGCACGCCGTGCCGGGCGCAGGTCGGGTCGGCGTGGTGCAGGTTGTGCCAGGACTCGCCGAAGGACACGATCGCCAGCGGCCAGAAGTTGGCGGCCTTGTCACCGTCGCGCACCTCGAAGGGCCGCTTGCCGTACACGTGGCAGACCGAGTTGATCGACCAGGTGATGTGGTGCAGCAGGCCGATGCGCACGATGCCGGCCCAGAAGAACGCGGTGAGCGCGCCCTGCCAGGACAGGGTGATCAGGCCGCCGAGCAGCGCCGGGCCCAGCGTGGACACGATCACCCAGACCGGGAAGAGCGCGTCGACGCGGCGGATGTCCTTGTCGGCGAGCAGGTCGGGTGCGAAGCGCCCGCGGTTGGAGAGCTCGCGCTTGAACAGCCAGCCCAGGTGTGCGTACCAGAGGCCCTTGGTCAGCGCCCAGAAGCCGGTGCCGAAGCGCCACGGCGAGTGCGGGTCGCCCTCCAGGTCGGAGAAGGCGTGGTGGCGGCGGTGGTCGGCGACCCACTGGACGATCCCGCCCTCGATCGCCAGCGAGCCGGCGATCGCCAGGCTGACCCGCAGCCAGCGCTTGGCCTTGAAGCTGCCGTGGGTGAAGTAGCGGTGGAAACCGACAGTGATCCCCAGGCCGGAGACGAGGTAGAAGACGGCGCCGATGGCGACGTCGGTCCAGGACAGCCAGCCTCCCCAGG belongs to Amorphoplanes digitatis and includes:
- a CDS encoding 4-(cytidine 5'-diphospho)-2-C-methyl-D-erythritol kinase, encoding MTEAWGPDDDKPRRFAGPVRVRVPSKINLHLAVGPLREDGFHELSTVYHAISLFDELTARPGDTLALTMEGEGAGELALDDSNLIMRAARALAAKGRVPAHARLHLRKSIPLAGGLAGGSADAAATLLACDLLWGTGFSRDELAEIGAELGSDVPFMLHGGTALGTGHGETVSPILARPTTWHWVVAIADGGLSTPEVYRELDRLRDGPWPPPALESADALMTALRQRDPAVLGAALANDLQPAALSLRPALADVLKAGAEAGAVAGIVSGSGPTCVFLAADGAHAERVAAGLTEAGVCRSVVTARGPMPGARVT
- a CDS encoding DUF4383 domain-containing protein, whose translation is MAHYPLNHHLRQPYRWLTAASGLYLTLYGVIGIVVTWGDPFFNRGSDWVLGLRTNPAAAWLSTVVGLIVLVAALLGGNVHHRVNLVMGWGILALAMVLMTMIQTDANVLNVSMVNIVVLTVLGLFILVGGLYGKVGTAEDSRREHEAALRRD
- a CDS encoding ABC-F family ATP-binding cassette domain-containing protein is translated as MANIINLDRVNKGYGAAGQLLTDVSLGLDDDARLGIVGLNGAGKSTLLRMLAKLEEPDSGRVTHRRDLRVAALPQTLTLAPDSTVRDVVLGTAWLSEGMGAEHEWAGDAGVRTILDGLGMGHLGLETPVGPMSGGERRRVALAALLVRESDLLILDEPTNHLDVAGVDWLARHLLGRRGALVVVTHDRWFLDAVCTATWEVVDEQVHAYEGGYAAWTLARAERLRVAASVEARRQNLLRKEIAWLRRGPPARTSKPQFRIDAANALIADVPPVRDKVSLQRLATTRLGKQVYDLESVTLLAGPKPIFNELTWQVGPGDRIAILGANGAGKTTLLRLLAGITRPDGGRLVTGSTVRPAFLSQELKELPGHLRLLEAVEEVAKRVKLGDRELTAGQLAEVFGFTDKRIWTPVSDLSGGERRRLQLLRLLATEPNVLLLDEPTNDLDTDTLASLEDLLDSWPGTMVVASHDRYLVERVTDTAYGMFGDGRLVHLPGGITEYLSRAGNPAAPPEASTAPGRGPAATADGMSAAELRTARKDLGRLERQVAKLDERILKINESLATHGSDYDKIMELDAQLKVVQEERGQVEEAWLELAERLPEA
- a CDS encoding acyl-CoA desaturase is translated as MTSVLTGQTTDTAAGPKPLTEGPQSRGILIALYGFVIVPFLAVFAAVPVAWGGWLSWTDVAIGAVFYLVSGLGITVGFHRYFTHGSFKAKRWLRVSLAIAGSLAIEGGIVQWVADHRRHHAFSDLEGDPHSPWRFGTGFWALTKGLWYAHLGWLFKRELSNRGRFAPDLLADKDIRRVDALFPVWVIVSTLGPALLGGLITLSWQGALTAFFWAGIVRIGLLHHITWSINSVCHVYGKRPFEVRDGDKAANFWPLAIVSFGESWHNLHHADPTCARHGVLRGQIDISARVIWLFEKTGAAYAVRWPKPERVAAKLAKADSPT
- the rsmA gene encoding 16S rRNA (adenine(1518)-N(6)/adenine(1519)-N(6))-dimethyltransferase RsmA, with the protein product MADALLGPAEIRELAARLGVAPTKKLGQNFVHDPNTVRRIVAAAELTGDDVVLEVGPGLGSLTLGLLGAAAHVHAVELDPVLAAALPATVAERGDAAKLTVHHADALRIGRSALSPAPTMLVANLPYNVAVPVVLHLLAELPTLRGGLVMVQKEVADRLVAGPGSKIYGVPSVKLAWYAAARSAGRVPPAVFWPVPNVDSGLVAFANREPPAEVERRAVFQVVDAAFAQRRKTLRAALAGWAGGAGLAEKVLVAAGVSPQARGESLTVEQFAAIAAAAIAAGCGGKLSASGRRHEEVDS
- the metG gene encoding methionine--tRNA ligase, with protein sequence MSHVLAAVAWPYANGPRHIGHVSGFGVPSDVFSRYMRMSGHDVLMVSGTDEHGTPIQVQADADGVTPRELADRYNRVIVEDLCGLGLSYDLFTRTTTRNHYAVVQELFTGLYENGYIVPKTTLGAISPSTGRTLPDRYIEGTCPICGYESARGDQCDNCGNQLDPEQLINPRSRINGETPQFVETEHFFLDLPAFAQSLGKWLDAREGWRPNVLKFSRNLLDDLQPRAITRDLEWGIPIPLDGWRDRGDKRIYVWFDAVIGYLSASIEWARRSGDPEAWRRWWSADAQGKDALGYYFMGKDNIVFHSVIWPSLLLGYSGAGDKGGNPGSLGALNLPTEVVSSEYLTMEGRKFSSSRKVVIYVRDFLERYDADALRYFIAAAGPESNDTDFTWAEFVRRNNDELVAGWGNLVNRSISMAAKNFGEIPPALDLTADDLALLETAKAGFAAVGDLIGKHRQKAAIGEAMRVVAEANKYLSDQAPWKLKAAEEKPRMGTVLHVALQVVSDANTLLTPFLPHSAQKVHELLGGSGVHAPMPSIVEVEDLDGGPGYPVLTGDYTVGARWESVPLVAGTPLAAPKPVFRKLDPSVVEEELERLGS
- a CDS encoding TatD family hydrolase, translating into MNSTTPSESRKARAARRAGEFPPAPEPLAVPVFDSHTHLDITVHEAGVPGGATAGDPVEALIGAAAKSGVDRLLQVGVDVASSRWGAELAARHPAVLAAVALHPNEAPRLSDLDAALREIEALAAEPRVRGVGETGLDTFRTGDEGRAAQEHSFRAHIAIAKRYAKPLIIHDRDAHADVLRVLDSEGAPDVVVLHCFSGDAEFAAECVRRGYLLSFAGTVTFASATGLREAAALTPPEQMLVETDAPYLTPVPYRGRPNASYLIPLTMRALAGTTGTDLDTLCAAVSANGERAFGPWR
- a CDS encoding TetR/AcrR family transcriptional regulator yields the protein MTDQSETGDQPRGRRARPAARSSRGAATPATSRVRMSAAQRREQLITIGRQLFAERGFDATSVEEVAARAKVSKPVVYEHFGGKEGLHAVVVDREVRALLDRVAAALTAGHPRELLEQAALALLDYIENEPHGFQVLVRESPVLSPAGNFSSVMNDVAHQVEHILGAEFKSRGLDPKFAELYSQALVGMVALVGQWWREARKPKKEMVAAHLVNLAWNGLSHLDPKPTLLTRPR
- a CDS encoding DUF4383 domain-containing protein, coding for MAHNPVNHPLRPIYRALSALAGAYLVVFGIFGVIQTADEGLFGNGDDRVLGQHTNLFWSFASLALGAIVLLATAIGRNVDTEVDKVIGWGLLVVGSYGLAVIRTDANFLNFSVSTVVVTYLVGLALIMAGLYTKVAPAAETGAPRQVRERQAQSA